A window of the Lactobacillus gasseri ATCC 33323 = JCM 1131 genome harbors these coding sequences:
- a CDS encoding GTP-binding protein gives MKKVTIGILAHVDAGKTTLSEGLLYQSGTLRKLGAVDKGTAYLDNDNLEKKRGITIFSHMARIKTENSELLLLDTPGHIDFAQEMEETLSVLDYAILVVSASEGVTAYTQTLWNLLKSHKIPTFIFVNKMDTLKADKEKVLHDLSTLDDSCVEFGDEDSDFYEKIATADEAILEEYLESGQIKDKEIQDLISQRKVFPVYFGAALKLKGVAEFLQGLDKWTKKIEYSEKFASRIFKISHDEKGERLTWLKVTGGELRAKSELMPDEKVNEIRLYNGNKYEVVSSVQAGEIVAVSGLKTTYPGQGIGFEKDQMNFTMQPVLNYAVQTTPDKTHATLAALRQLEDENPQLHVKWDKQTEEISIDVMGKIQLEILQQILHDRFNLEVEFTQGKILYQESIRNSVEGVGHFEPLRHYAEVHLLLKPGKLGSGLVFKNECSLEVLPKKWQDQVMESLANKEHLGVLTGSPLTDVEITLIGGRGSNVHTVGGDFREATYRAVRQGLMELKAQNQVSLLEPWYQFTLRINQDQVGRAINDIEKMGGKFKIGESDHDIVTITGQAPVAQMQDYATEVRNYSHGSGQLECLFAGYQECKSSAEVIADANYDPVSDINNTPNSVFCSHGAGHTVVWDEVPSYAQYPYLKS, from the coding sequence ATGAAAAAAGTAACAATAGGAATTCTAGCCCACGTTGATGCAGGCAAGACTACTCTATCAGAAGGCTTACTTTATCAAAGCGGTACGTTAAGAAAACTAGGTGCAGTTGATAAAGGAACTGCATATTTAGACAATGACAATTTAGAAAAGAAACGCGGAATTACGATCTTTTCTCATATGGCGCGCATTAAAACTGAAAATAGCGAATTACTCCTCTTAGATACTCCCGGCCACATTGACTTTGCCCAGGAAATGGAAGAGACGCTTAGCGTATTAGACTATGCAATTTTAGTTGTGTCGGCTAGTGAAGGCGTAACTGCCTATACACAGACGCTTTGGAACTTATTAAAAAGTCACAAGATTCCAACTTTTATTTTTGTTAATAAGATGGACACGTTAAAGGCTGATAAGGAGAAGGTTCTTCATGACTTAAGTACACTCGATGACAGCTGTGTTGAGTTTGGGGATGAAGATTCTGATTTTTATGAAAAAATTGCTACAGCAGATGAGGCAATTTTAGAAGAATATCTAGAATCTGGTCAGATAAAAGATAAAGAAATCCAAGATTTGATCTCTCAAAGAAAAGTTTTTCCAGTTTATTTTGGTGCTGCCTTAAAATTAAAAGGCGTAGCTGAATTTTTACAGGGACTAGATAAGTGGACTAAGAAAATAGAGTATTCTGAGAAATTTGCTAGCCGTATTTTTAAGATTTCTCACGATGAGAAAGGCGAGCGCTTAACTTGGCTAAAAGTTACTGGCGGCGAATTAAGAGCAAAAAGTGAGCTAATGCCCGATGAAAAGGTAAACGAAATTCGTCTCTATAACGGTAATAAGTATGAAGTGGTTTCGAGTGTTCAAGCTGGCGAAATTGTTGCTGTTAGCGGACTGAAAACAACTTATCCTGGTCAGGGTATAGGATTTGAAAAGGATCAAATGAACTTTACAATGCAGCCAGTTTTAAATTATGCAGTGCAAACTACACCGGATAAGACGCATGCGACTTTAGCGGCTCTAAGACAGCTAGAAGATGAAAATCCGCAACTGCATGTTAAGTGGGATAAGCAAACAGAAGAAATTAGCATTGACGTAATGGGGAAGATCCAGTTAGAAATTCTTCAACAGATTTTGCATGATCGTTTTAACTTAGAGGTTGAATTTACTCAAGGCAAGATTCTATATCAAGAAAGTATTAGAAACTCAGTTGAAGGAGTAGGTCATTTTGAGCCTTTAAGACACTATGCGGAAGTGCACTTATTGCTAAAGCCTGGTAAGCTAGGCAGCGGCTTAGTTTTTAAAAATGAATGCAGTCTAGAAGTCTTACCTAAAAAATGGCAAGACCAAGTAATGGAGAGTCTAGCTAACAAAGAACATCTGGGTGTTTTAACCGGCTCACCTCTAACTGATGTTGAAATTACGCTAATCGGCGGTCGCGGTAGCAATGTTCATACAGTTGGTGGCGACTTTAGAGAAGCGACCTATCGTGCAGTGCGACAAGGTTTAATGGAGTTAAAAGCACAAAATCAAGTATCTTTACTTGAGCCTTGGTATCAATTTACTTTAAGGATTAATCAAGACCAGGTTGGTCGTGCAATCAATGATATTGAGAAAATGGGCGGAAAATTTAAAATCGGAGAAAGTGATCATGATATCGTAACGATTACTGGTCAAGCGCCAGTAGCACAGATGCAAGATTATGCAACTGAAGTTAGGAATTACTCACATGGTAGTGGTCAATTAGAATGTTTATTTGCAGGATATCAAGAATGTAAAAGCAGTGCTGAAGTTATTGCGGATGCAAATTACGATCCAGTTTCTGATATTAACAATACACCTAATTCTGTTTTTTGTTCTCATGGCGCAGGTCATACTGTTGTTTGGGATGAAGTGCCAAGTTATGCCCAATATCCTTACTTAAAATCTTAA
- a CDS encoding magnesium transporter CorA family protein, with product MLTVYDKNGSTTSDNLLSAKLAILVNPTSEELTNIEKTIGCDAHVFTKQTSATEVSHFNILPKCKIKNARIFVSFNFDAGQTKVEDAIYPTIAIFNSQQLILVLQKNPAPTLEDQKAIAKLSVEDLLIKQLLYQNHCFNEELNKIKQQLDQLDHAARTTTKTKSLKEATDLTRTLVYFNHTMDDQVSSIEALTDFLKEQHSANSIFIIDLLLSQRRITKKIKVYRDLLESINGLFSAMMDNHLNNLMKYLDSIALIISIPALISGIWGMNVGGLPGKDNEFGFLWVILFGAALAIISALFLRKKNYLK from the coding sequence ATGCTTACTGTATACGATAAAAATGGATCCACAACATCAGACAATCTATTATCAGCTAAACTTGCTATATTAGTTAATCCTACTTCTGAAGAATTAACCAATATAGAAAAAACAATCGGCTGTGACGCGCATGTCTTTACTAAACAAACGTCTGCTACTGAAGTATCACATTTTAATATCTTGCCCAAATGTAAAATTAAAAATGCTAGAATTTTTGTGTCCTTTAATTTTGACGCTGGGCAAACTAAAGTTGAAGATGCGATTTATCCCACAATTGCGATCTTCAATTCTCAGCAACTAATCTTAGTTCTACAAAAAAATCCAGCACCTACTTTAGAAGATCAAAAGGCAATTGCTAAATTATCAGTTGAAGATCTTTTAATTAAGCAATTACTATATCAAAACCATTGCTTTAATGAAGAATTAAATAAAATAAAGCAACAACTTGATCAGTTAGATCATGCAGCAAGAACTACTACCAAAACTAAATCTTTAAAAGAAGCAACTGACTTAACTAGGACTTTGGTCTATTTTAATCACACAATGGATGACCAAGTTTCTTCTATTGAAGCTCTAACTGATTTTCTTAAAGAGCAGCATTCAGCCAATTCAATTTTTATCATTGATCTACTACTTTCTCAGCGCCGGATTACTAAGAAGATTAAAGTTTATCGTGATCTTTTAGAATCAATTAATGGCCTTTTCTCAGCAATGATGGATAACCATTTAAACAATTTGATGAAATATCTTGATTCAATTGCTCTAATCATCTCAATTCCAGCTTTAATTAGTGGGATCTGGGGGATGAATGTTGGCGGATTACCAGGTAAAGATAATGAATTTGGCTTTTTATGGGTAATCTTATTTGGAGCTGCCTTAGCCATTATTTCGGCTTTATTCTTACGAAAAAAGAATTATCTAAAATAA
- a CDS encoding GlsB/YeaQ/YmgE family stress response membrane protein — protein MLHWIWVLIVGGVIGLIAGAITHKGGSMNWIANIIAGLVGSSLGEALLGAWGPQVAGMAIVPSLLGAIILVILVSWIMTMLFGPRASE, from the coding sequence ATGCTTCACTGGATTTGGGTTTTGATTGTCGGAGGCGTAATCGGGTTAATTGCAGGAGCCATTACTCATAAGGGTGGCTCAATGAACTGGATTGCAAATATTATTGCTGGGCTAGTAGGCTCATCTCTAGGCGAGGCCTTGCTTGGCGCCTGGGGTCCGCAAGTAGCGGGAATGGCAATTGTTCCATCACTGTTAGGTGCTATTATTCTAGTTATCTTGGTATCATGGATTATGACGATGCTATTTGGCCCTAGGGCTAGCGAATAA
- a CDS encoding NAD(P)-dependent oxidoreductase, with protein sequence MKVGIIGASGMAGSAIYKLASQNKDLEVTGIVRDEDKAKRVLGKDAKLLIGDVLTMDDSLLQQFNVIVDAFGTKPEKARDQVKLATKLCGLAKNKDIRVIFILGAGSLRTGIDNHLVVEDIKKLTGSENWINTPKEQLNELNYLKQVEDVDWLGISPALTFEAGPEAAGYMLGNDTLLYNNNNESKVTSGTMARLVVNEIVHPEHHKERITLVDE encoded by the coding sequence ATGAAAGTAGGTATTATTGGTGCTTCAGGCATGGCAGGAAGTGCAATTTATAAGTTAGCTAGTCAAAATAAGGACTTAGAGGTAACTGGAATTGTTAGAGATGAAGATAAGGCTAAAAGAGTCTTAGGTAAGGATGCTAAACTCTTAATTGGTGACGTTTTAACAATGGATGACAGTTTACTCCAACAATTTAATGTGATTGTTGACGCCTTTGGGACTAAGCCTGAAAAAGCAAGAGATCAGGTAAAGCTTGCTACTAAGTTATGCGGTCTAGCTAAGAATAAAGATATTAGAGTAATTTTTATTTTAGGTGCTGGCAGTCTTAGAACTGGAATTGATAATCACTTAGTCGTTGAAGATATTAAGAAATTAACAGGCTCTGAAAACTGGATTAATACACCAAAAGAACAGTTGAATGAGTTGAATTATTTAAAGCAAGTCGAAGATGTAGATTGGCTCGGAATTTCACCAGCCTTAACCTTTGAAGCAGGTCCAGAAGCTGCGGGGTATATGTTAGGTAATGATACTTTGCTCTACAACAATAACAATGAATCTAAAGTAACTTCGGGCACAATGGCACGCTTAGTTGTAAATGAGATTGTTCACCCAGAACACCATAAAGAAAGAATTACTTTAGTCGATGAATAA
- a CDS encoding DegV family protein, with protein MPIKIITDSTANITADQIDGIDHVTVPLSLHVDGKLWMDTPDIDLDKFLHTLKHTKSKSTSACPNVNDWLKAFEGSDEIFVITLTSALSGSYNSATQAAKIYHEKNPKAKILVFDSRSAGPQLRLLAEKIASLASAGKSFEEIVKATEEYQHKLDLMFALQDLTNLGNNGRIPPAVAKIAGLLKLFVIGTANNKGEFELLGKARGAKKARRKLLDEMVKAGYKGGRVQIDHVQNEGSALSMKEIILDNFPDAKVTLEECGALCSFYAENGGLMVGFEKE; from the coding sequence ATGCCAATAAAAATTATTACAGATTCAACTGCGAATATCACAGCTGATCAAATTGACGGAATTGATCACGTTACAGTTCCTTTATCGCTTCACGTTGATGGCAAGCTTTGGATGGATACGCCTGATATTGATTTAGATAAGTTTCTTCATACGCTAAAACACACTAAGAGTAAATCTACTTCTGCTTGCCCTAACGTAAATGACTGGCTAAAAGCCTTTGAGGGCAGCGATGAAATTTTTGTAATTACTTTAACTAGCGCACTTTCTGGTAGTTATAATTCAGCTACCCAAGCCGCAAAAATCTATCATGAAAAGAATCCTAAAGCTAAGATCTTAGTTTTTGATTCTCGCTCAGCTGGTCCTCAATTAAGATTACTAGCTGAAAAAATTGCCAGTCTAGCAAGTGCTGGTAAGTCTTTTGAAGAAATTGTTAAAGCTACAGAAGAATATCAACACAAACTTGATTTAATGTTTGCCTTGCAAGACTTAACTAACTTAGGAAATAATGGCCGTATCCCACCAGCAGTCGCAAAAATCGCTGGTTTGTTGAAGCTTTTCGTTATCGGAACTGCCAACAATAAAGGTGAATTTGAACTTTTAGGCAAGGCACGCGGTGCTAAGAAAGCTAGAAGAAAGCTCTTAGATGAAATGGTCAAAGCAGGCTACAAAGGCGGCCGTGTTCAAATCGATCACGTTCAAAATGAAGGTTCTGCACTAAGCATGAAAGAGATTATCCTAGATAACTTCCCAGATGCTAAAGTTACTCTCGAAGAATGCGGTGCCCTTTGCAGTTTCTACGCCGAAAATGGCGGTTTAATGGTTGGTTTTGAAAAAGAATAG
- a CDS encoding exodeoxyribonuclease III gives MRLISWNIDSLNAALTSDSARAKLTRGVLNTIKEKDPDIIAIQETKLRSTGPTKKHQEILAEMFPDYDYVWRSSEEPARKGYAGTMFLYKNTLAPEVTKPVIGAPEPMDHEGRILTLEFDNYYVTQVYTPNSGNELKRLDDRQVWDEKYTEYLQKLDQNKPVIASGDYNVAHTPIDLKHPESNHHNAGFTDEERQDFDKLLKLGFTDTFRKVHGNVEGVYSWWAQRVRTSKANNSGWRIDYYIVSNRIADQVTKSEMLDTGERKDHCPIMLEINL, from the coding sequence ATGCGTTTAATTTCATGGAATATTGATTCGCTTAATGCTGCTTTAACTAGTGATTCAGCACGTGCCAAGCTTACGCGCGGCGTTTTAAATACAATTAAAGAAAAAGATCCGGATATTATTGCCATTCAAGAAACTAAGTTACGGTCAACTGGTCCGACTAAAAAGCATCAAGAAATTTTGGCTGAAATGTTTCCTGATTATGATTATGTTTGGCGTTCTTCTGAAGAACCTGCACGAAAAGGTTATGCTGGGACAATGTTTTTATATAAAAATACTCTCGCTCCTGAAGTAACTAAGCCAGTAATTGGGGCTCCAGAACCAATGGATCATGAAGGTCGAATTCTAACTTTAGAGTTTGATAACTACTACGTTACCCAGGTTTATACGCCAAACTCTGGGAATGAATTGAAGCGATTAGATGATCGTCAAGTTTGGGATGAAAAGTATACAGAATATTTACAAAAACTAGATCAAAACAAACCTGTGATTGCTAGTGGTGATTATAACGTTGCTCATACGCCAATTGATTTGAAGCATCCAGAAAGTAATCATCATAACGCTGGTTTTACTGATGAAGAGCGACAAGACTTTGATAAGTTGCTTAAGCTTGGTTTTACTGATACATTTAGAAAAGTTCATGGTAACGTCGAAGGGGTTTATTCTTGGTGGGCTCAAAGAGTTAGGACCAGCAAGGCTAATAATTCGGGCTGGAGAATTGATTATTACATCGTGTCTAATAGAATTGCTGATCAGGTAACTAAGTCAGAAATGCTTGATACTGGCGAGCGAAAAGACCATTGTCCAATTATGTTAGAAATTAATTTATAA
- a CDS encoding YjjG family noncanonical pyrimidine nucleotidase, with the protein MKYKQLIFDVDDTLIDFAATEDSSLHALFKSHKLPLSSDLQKQYHTYNQGLWRRLELGEITYDELSEMTFHDFIKEHFNLEVDGNEWMNEYRSYFGEAHQLLPGVEDTLRFAKKQGYKLTVLSNGEKFMQRHRLELAGIKDYFDLIVTSEEAHYSKPDPHAFDYFFSRTEIGPNETLFFGDGLQSDILGAEKYGFDSIWYNHRHRKDTIGLHPLFEVETYPEFVKIMQNDFQKAY; encoded by the coding sequence TTGAAATATAAACAATTAATTTTTGACGTTGATGATACTTTGATCGACTTTGCGGCTACGGAAGATTCATCTTTGCATGCATTATTTAAATCGCACAAGTTGCCTCTTTCTTCTGATTTGCAGAAACAATATCATACTTATAATCAAGGGCTTTGGCGCAGGCTTGAATTAGGTGAGATTACGTATGATGAGCTAAGTGAGATGACTTTTCATGATTTTATTAAAGAGCATTTTAATCTAGAGGTAGATGGTAATGAATGGATGAACGAATACCGTTCTTATTTTGGCGAAGCGCACCAGTTGTTGCCTGGTGTAGAAGACACGCTTAGGTTTGCGAAGAAGCAGGGATATAAGTTAACTGTATTAAGTAACGGCGAAAAGTTTATGCAGCGTCACCGCTTAGAGTTAGCTGGAATTAAGGACTACTTTGACTTAATTGTAACGTCTGAAGAGGCACATTATTCTAAGCCTGATCCACATGCCTTTGATTATTTCTTTAGTAGAACTGAAATTGGTCCGAATGAAACCTTGTTCTTTGGGGATGGGTTGCAGTCAGATATTTTAGGTGCTGAAAAATACGGCTTTGATAGTATTTGGTATAATCATCGTCACAGAAAAGATACTATTGGTCTTCATCCCTTATTTGAGGTCGAAACTTATCCTGAATTTGTAAAAATAATGCAAAATGATTTTCAAAAAGCATATTAA
- a CDS encoding DUF975 family protein translates to MTRAQMKQAAKDQLRGNWGWAICLTIFAWLVNAVIMDLNRWIWTGKDFTYTVLRFNKDNLIQGYKPAYNLSEIIVGLITGLILWGVAYTILDFVETGKMEPWYSGIFSAYSNGRFKNSLFTLFMTNLFVSLWTILFIIPGFIKGYSYAMTPYILKDKFSAGQTDIGATEAITESRKLMDGHKMDLFVLDLSFIGWGLLGLITCGIGFIWITPYYRQTKANFYRSLVANN, encoded by the coding sequence ATGACACGTGCACAAATGAAACAAGCTGCAAAAGATCAACTACGCGGCAATTGGGGCTGGGCTATTTGCCTAACTATCTTTGCCTGGTTAGTTAACGCAGTTATTATGGATCTCAACCGCTGGATCTGGACTGGAAAAGACTTCACTTATACTGTTCTACGCTTTAATAAAGATAACTTAATTCAAGGATACAAGCCCGCCTATAACCTATCAGAAATTATTGTTGGTTTAATTACCGGTTTAATTTTATGGGGAGTTGCCTACACAATCTTAGATTTCGTTGAAACAGGCAAGATGGAGCCTTGGTATTCTGGTATTTTTAGTGCTTATAGCAACGGACGCTTTAAGAATAGTTTATTTACCCTATTTATGACTAATTTATTCGTTAGTTTATGGACCATTTTATTTATTATTCCTGGTTTTATTAAAGGTTATTCCTATGCCATGACACCTTATATCTTAAAAGATAAGTTTTCAGCTGGTCAAACTGATATTGGAGCAACTGAAGCTATTACCGAAAGTCGTAAGTTAATGGATGGACATAAGATGGACTTATTTGTTCTAGACTTAAGTTTCATTGGTTGGGGCTTACTTGGTTTAATCACTTGCGGTATTGGATTTATTTGGATTACTCCTTACTACCGTCAAACTAAAGCCAACTTTTATCGTTCTTTAGTTGCTAATAATTAA
- a CDS encoding GNAT family N-acetyltransferase, with protein sequence MKLNQDKETLDQIAPLVEYAFLKNNDIREDPNFLSRYNHSMSFGEYKDGHLASYIMVNKFKSMIFAKKVKMGGVGYVASYPENRGQGDINRLMKEIMLELHDQNYAISNLAPFSETFYRRYGYENAIYEKMYQIQPAYLRFFKAVQEGKVVRGRWSDSSLKNAVIKLYQAKLNQDDQRNTVVRAEWWWDRLDTYYPGRSICVYFDKKQQPQGYMFYRIVERNFRVEEMYYQTPQAAKALLSIIASHSSSDLKYYVKMPEESLLEEFFPEQEGITVKILPYMMTRIINIKQVLEASPLVNNKKLTIEVTNDDIIAENNGVWLIDNANEPRVREVETDPDYTASLTNWTKVLLGHLTLKQAVQLGFVKENHPVNTDFVKGDVSFYDYF encoded by the coding sequence ATGAAGCTAAATCAAGATAAAGAAACTTTAGATCAAATAGCGCCATTAGTTGAGTATGCTTTTTTAAAAAATAATGATATACGTGAGGATCCCAACTTTTTAAGTCGTTATAACCATAGTATGAGCTTTGGCGAATATAAAGACGGCCATCTTGCTAGCTATATTATGGTAAATAAATTTAAGAGTATGATTTTTGCTAAAAAGGTTAAAATGGGCGGAGTTGGCTATGTTGCTTCTTATCCTGAAAATCGTGGTCAAGGCGATATTAACCGTTTGATGAAGGAAATTATGTTAGAACTACATGACCAGAATTATGCAATTTCTAACTTAGCTCCATTTTCAGAGACTTTTTATCGTCGCTATGGCTATGAAAATGCTATTTATGAAAAAATGTATCAAATTCAGCCAGCCTACCTGCGCTTCTTTAAGGCTGTCCAAGAGGGAAAAGTAGTTCGCGGAAGATGGAGTGATTCATCCCTAAAAAACGCAGTAATTAAGCTATATCAGGCTAAACTCAATCAAGATGATCAAAGAAATACAGTAGTTCGCGCAGAATGGTGGTGGGATCGATTAGATACTTATTATCCTGGCAGATCAATTTGTGTTTATTTTGATAAAAAGCAGCAACCACAGGGGTATATGTTTTACCGAATTGTTGAGCGCAATTTTCGAGTAGAAGAAATGTATTATCAAACTCCGCAAGCAGCTAAAGCTTTACTAAGCATTATTGCAAGTCACAGTTCAAGTGATTTGAAGTACTATGTGAAAATGCCTGAAGAAAGCTTGTTAGAAGAATTCTTCCCAGAACAAGAAGGAATCACCGTTAAAATCTTACCTTACATGATGACTAGAATCATTAATATTAAGCAAGTGTTGGAAGCATCGCCTTTAGTTAATAATAAGAAACTAACTATTGAAGTCACTAACGATGATATTATTGCTGAAAATAACGGTGTCTGGTTAATTGACAATGCTAACGAACCAAGGGTAAGAGAAGTCGAAACCGATCCAGATTATACAGCTTCTCTGACCAACTGGACGAAAGTTTTATTAGGCCACTTAACTTTAAAGCAGGCAGTTCAATTAGGCTTTGTTAAAGAAAATCATCCAGTTAATACTGATTTTGTTAAGGGCGACGTTTCATTTTATGATTACTTTTAA
- a CDS encoding CsbD family protein: protein MKDKHGIKDKVAGKLKEVEGKVTGDKARELEGKAQQAKGKVKSKATKVKEDLE from the coding sequence ATGAAAGATAAACATGGAATTAAAGACAAAGTAGCAGGAAAACTTAAAGAAGTAGAAGGAAAAGTCACTGGCGATAAAGCCCGTGAATTAGAAGGAAAAGCTCAACAAGCTAAAGGAAAGGTAAAATCTAAGGCTACTAAAGTAAAAGAAGACTTAGAATAA